From the Leptospira biflexa serovar Patoc strain 'Patoc 1 (Paris)' genome, one window contains:
- a CDS encoding CdaR family protein yields MILKLFGKMVRNWKAKLISLIIASIFYVNLQNSKVLIKTVNVPIDYPKLSGNLSYSKNPEKTIPVRVEGLKDVVNYYSQFMKAVIDPEDVQLGVTEVPIKRILGVPSGVKVTKLKKTVPVEIESRGLKVVPIEVVFEGNPPANFEKLTQILSPQKVTLSGKPQDLEKISKVVLPEISLVDRKEPFAKTVKIPDLPKGVSVLGSRDVTVNVNIIPLSYKTGEQTAAGIPIVCSGLDPKLDVELSEEQVAIRYFSLKPIRSAQILTGITAQVPCNYIFDPIKNKIVPELQPQVAKVRIIKNKDLKGIEVLQISPEKIEIRYKVKEQNIDSDPTDDGTGMEGPSPNPSDRS; encoded by the coding sequence ATGATTTTGAAATTATTTGGAAAGATGGTTCGCAACTGGAAAGCAAAGTTGATTTCTCTTATCATTGCTAGTATCTTCTATGTAAATCTACAAAATTCAAAAGTTTTAATCAAAACAGTCAACGTTCCGATCGACTATCCAAAGTTATCTGGAAATTTAAGTTATTCTAAAAATCCTGAAAAAACCATTCCGGTTAGAGTGGAAGGATTAAAAGATGTTGTGAACTATTATTCTCAATTCATGAAGGCAGTGATTGATCCAGAAGATGTTCAATTGGGTGTCACAGAAGTCCCTATCAAAAGGATTCTGGGTGTTCCAAGTGGAGTGAAGGTTACAAAATTAAAAAAGACAGTTCCTGTTGAAATTGAATCTAGGGGCTTGAAGGTTGTTCCAATTGAAGTTGTATTTGAAGGAAATCCACCAGCTAACTTTGAGAAACTGACCCAGATCCTAAGCCCCCAAAAAGTCACTCTGAGTGGGAAACCTCAGGATTTAGAAAAAATAAGTAAGGTCGTGTTACCTGAAATCTCCCTCGTTGATCGAAAGGAACCTTTTGCCAAAACCGTAAAAATTCCAGATTTACCGAAAGGGGTCAGTGTGTTAGGTTCTCGTGATGTCACTGTAAATGTGAATATCATTCCCCTCTCCTATAAAACAGGGGAACAAACGGCGGCTGGGATCCCAATTGTTTGTTCAGGGTTAGATCCAAAATTGGATGTTGAACTTTCAGAAGAACAAGTTGCGATTCGTTATTTTTCTTTAAAACCAATTCGGTCAGCACAAATTCTGACAGGGATCACGGCACAAGTTCCATGTAATTATATCTTTGATCCCATTAAAAATAAAATTGTCCCAGAACTACAACCACAAGTGGCAAAAGTTCGGATCATCAAAAACAAAGACTTAAAAGGCATCGAAGTCCTACAAATTAGTCCGGAAAAAATTGAAATTCGTTACAAAGTGAAAGAACAAAATATCGATTCCGATCCAACAGATGATGGCACTGGAATGGAAGGACCATCACCAAATCCATCCGATCGTTCGTAA
- a CDS encoding alpha/beta fold hydrolase codes for MLDLNFPKKNATEWLAAGKFFEFKKFQIFYIQEGRGQNLILLHGFPTSSWDYSKIFNGLTRYFNTIAIDFLGFGYSSKPTKHTYTLMEQTDIIETFIEKNALKRVKFVFHDYAVSVGQEILARHLERSERKYEIDGAVFFNGGLFPHLHRPTFKQKLLATPILGAILARFYDEKKFGVAFSDVFGKNTKPTDKEISVLWKLITYPNKVLIPHKLLKYIAERRLHGVRWKNALLQTEVPLLFINGGEDPVSGSHLADEIETLPIKNKKLIRWPNIGHYPMWENPEESFKEIYEFLK; via the coding sequence ATGTTAGATCTTAATTTTCCAAAAAAGAACGCTACAGAATGGTTGGCCGCTGGTAAATTTTTTGAATTTAAAAAATTTCAAATCTTCTACATCCAAGAAGGTAGAGGACAAAACTTAATCTTACTCCATGGGTTTCCCACTTCCTCTTGGGATTATTCGAAAATCTTCAATGGGTTAACACGATACTTCAATACTATTGCAATTGACTTTTTAGGATTTGGTTATTCTTCAAAGCCCACCAAACATACATATACGCTCATGGAACAAACCGATATCATCGAAACTTTTATCGAAAAAAATGCTCTCAAACGAGTTAAATTTGTATTCCATGATTACGCTGTCAGTGTTGGACAAGAAATCCTCGCAAGGCATTTGGAACGTTCCGAACGTAAGTATGAAATTGATGGTGCTGTTTTTTTTAATGGAGGACTTTTCCCCCATTTACACCGCCCCACATTCAAACAAAAACTTCTCGCCACACCAATCTTAGGTGCAATCCTCGCAAGGTTTTATGATGAAAAGAAGTTTGGTGTGGCTTTTAGTGATGTGTTTGGAAAAAATACCAAACCCACTGATAAAGAAATTTCCGTTTTATGGAAACTCATCACTTACCCAAACAAAGTCCTTATCCCTCATAAATTACTTAAGTACATCGCCGAAAGGAGGTTACACGGAGTACGATGGAAAAATGCTCTTCTCCAAACAGAAGTCCCACTTCTATTCATCAATGGAGGGGAAGATCCGGTGAGTGGAAGCCACCTAGCTGATGAAATCGAAACACTTCCAATCAAAAACAAAAAATTAATCCGATGGCCAAACATTGGACACTACCCTATGTGGGAAAATCCAGAAGAAAGTTTTAAGGAAATTTACGAATTTTTAAAATAA
- a CDS encoding adenylate/guanylate cyclase domain-containing protein, with amino-acid sequence MESYSLIYFVKPEGIISNWEYFWYQIPYGAPGILTFFVGLFLSYFAFQKYRKSKDDDKFFHLNLTISFISFGCVGLVLTTRAWVQDVETLVLWNDLLYFFVAPLAPTAFYLAYHMTGKQSKLLLYYSYICWFASFVLYLGVILGKGFETTVFEFPFGKYPRGSAFVRPWGILAPLGYFLLILPSFIKHYQYIRKHYHLTLFHGVNLLFLLTTLNAPSILGFKVYPGGFFLFIPMLLVAYGVFRSDFFDVNELLFQKNGMFYFLFALLSFVLIFISFGVSFGLSPNAYESAKWYPWGIPPVISVFGAVFLSIIVAGANPSARINQLCAFALILTGFYVIQSVPLKLNISYVVQLRISQMTFVAFAFAPSIMVRLVFEAIGQKSPIWLQGIDFLCVTAAILAPSPYLFVGYYDYPWSRVHHGGPAELLVGANGAIALILVLFTFIRNKGYINFASKWIIGSFLLSALLLLAALLPSHGIPIYPIADFQFIPAFLLGYAVLRHGALSLEGRTIQLSQRLANLGLITMAIAAILYFPLIREQYGVGESAFHLTMIVLPLVLFNYLVVYIMSRPLAEELDISYFLLDLEKQKADEEREKALIAQDKAEEAREESEKLLLNILPYKVALELKAKGSVNPTRFENATVLFTDFKGFTRVAEGMDEQSLIEELDACFTQFDEIILRNNLEKLKTIGDSYMCAGGLPVENRTSAIDACLAALEIQSFMNQLKEIKSALNLPFWELRLGIHTGPVVAGVVGRFKFAYDIWGDTVNTASRMESGGETGKINVSKETYELVKYFFETEYRGKIHGKNKGDLDMYFVHRLRPRYSQDPDGKAPNQYFREVYARISRGANIRWKKET; translated from the coding sequence ATGGAATCATATTCTCTGATTTATTTTGTGAAACCGGAGGGAATTATATCCAATTGGGAATACTTTTGGTACCAAATTCCATATGGTGCACCGGGGATATTAACTTTTTTTGTTGGTTTATTCTTAAGTTATTTTGCATTTCAAAAGTATCGGAAGTCGAAAGACGATGATAAATTTTTTCATCTGAATTTAACCATATCCTTTATTAGTTTTGGATGTGTTGGTTTGGTGTTAACCACTCGGGCTTGGGTCCAAGATGTGGAAACACTTGTGCTTTGGAATGACCTTTTGTATTTTTTCGTAGCACCTCTTGCGCCCACAGCATTTTACCTCGCCTATCACATGACGGGGAAACAAAGTAAACTATTACTTTATTATTCATACATCTGTTGGTTTGCGAGTTTTGTTCTCTATTTAGGGGTCATCTTAGGAAAAGGATTTGAGACGACTGTCTTTGAATTCCCATTCGGCAAATACCCTAGGGGTAGTGCCTTTGTTAGGCCATGGGGGATCCTTGCACCTCTTGGTTATTTTTTACTCATCCTTCCTTCTTTTATCAAACATTACCAATACATACGCAAACATTACCATCTAACACTCTTTCATGGAGTGAATTTATTGTTTTTATTAACCACTCTCAATGCACCAAGTATTTTGGGTTTTAAAGTATACCCGGGTGGATTCTTTTTATTCATTCCCATGTTACTTGTCGCCTACGGAGTGTTTCGCTCGGATTTTTTTGATGTAAACGAACTCTTGTTTCAAAAAAACGGGATGTTTTACTTTCTATTTGCACTGCTTTCTTTTGTTTTAATTTTTATCTCCTTTGGAGTTTCCTTTGGACTTTCACCAAATGCATATGAATCAGCAAAATGGTACCCCTGGGGGATTCCGCCCGTCATATCAGTGTTTGGTGCTGTTTTTTTGTCCATCATTGTTGCGGGAGCCAATCCATCCGCCCGGATCAATCAACTTTGTGCATTTGCGCTGATCCTCACTGGTTTTTATGTGATCCAATCGGTTCCACTCAAATTGAACATTTCCTATGTGGTGCAACTTCGTATTTCCCAGATGACATTTGTGGCATTTGCCTTTGCACCGAGTATTATGGTGCGACTTGTGTTTGAGGCCATAGGTCAAAAGTCACCCATTTGGCTACAAGGGATCGACTTCCTCTGTGTCACTGCAGCCATCTTAGCTCCCTCTCCCTATCTGTTTGTTGGGTATTATGATTACCCTTGGTCAAGGGTACACCATGGGGGACCTGCGGAATTACTTGTCGGAGCCAATGGTGCCATAGCCCTGATTTTAGTATTATTTACCTTCATTCGCAACAAAGGTTACATTAATTTTGCATCCAAATGGATCATTGGCTCCTTTTTATTGTCTGCCTTATTATTACTTGCGGCATTGCTCCCAAGCCATGGCATTCCAATTTATCCGATTGCAGACTTCCAATTCATTCCAGCGTTTTTACTTGGTTATGCGGTCTTACGGCATGGAGCCTTGTCTTTAGAAGGAAGGACGATCCAACTCAGCCAAAGGTTAGCAAACCTTGGTCTCATCACTATGGCAATTGCGGCGATATTGTATTTTCCTTTAATCAGAGAACAATACGGAGTTGGGGAATCTGCTTTTCATCTTACGATGATTGTTTTACCTTTAGTTCTTTTTAACTATTTGGTCGTATACATCATGTCAAGGCCTCTTGCCGAAGAATTGGATATCAGTTACTTCTTGTTAGATTTAGAAAAACAAAAGGCAGATGAAGAAAGAGAAAAAGCTCTCATTGCTCAGGACAAGGCAGAAGAGGCAAGAGAAGAATCTGAAAAATTATTGTTAAACATTTTGCCTTACAAAGTGGCACTAGAACTGAAAGCGAAGGGAAGTGTAAATCCAACTCGTTTTGAAAACGCTACCGTATTATTCACTGACTTCAAAGGATTCACAAGAGTTGCAGAAGGCATGGATGAACAAAGTTTGATTGAAGAACTGGACGCTTGTTTCACTCAATTTGATGAAATCATCCTTCGCAACAATTTGGAAAAACTAAAAACCATTGGTGATAGTTATATGTGCGCTGGTGGCTTACCTGTCGAAAATAGAACAAGTGCGATTGATGCATGTTTGGCGGCATTAGAAATCCAAAGTTTCATGAACCAATTAAAAGAAATTAAGTCTGCCTTAAACTTACCCTTTTGGGAATTACGATTGGGAATCCATACGGGGCCAGTGGTGGCAGGTGTTGTGGGTCGGTTTAAATTTGCCTATGACATTTGGGGAGATACCGTGAACACAGCATCTCGTATGGAATCAGGTGGGGAAACTGGAAAAATCAATGTCTCCAAAGAAACATATGAACTTGTGAAATATTTTTTTGAAACAGAATACCGTGGAAAAATTCATGGGAAAAACAAAGGGGATTTGGATATGTACTTTGTCCACCGCCTAAGGCCACGTTATTCGCAAGACCCTGATGGTAAGGCACCAAACCAATACTTCCGAGAGGTGTATGCTCGGATTTCTCGTGGTGCCAATATTCGGTGGAAAAAAGAAACCTAG
- the fliF gene encoding flagellar basal-body MS-ring/collar protein FliF gives MPEPLQKIIDNLKELFNKLDKTKKMILAGVLAVVVVAVIILSNVSSQRNRVVLFKDLDSKDFSEVTKKLDALGYSYGSSETSLITVDPEQRQEIVTKLAQENLIPAGVTGWELFDIEKFTETQFDKDIKKYRALKGAIEKSLNTLRPIEKADVNIAIPEGDLFESNSYPVKASVILHFRPGVEGISKKEIKGIVNLVARAVPKLKPENVSVADPDGKIISDFEEDLEKERLELRIVQEKLRIEEEERVKRLIDIRNTLRWYLGGEDRVDITRFEYSFNWDQESLTENEVLPVVAEEDNPDTPYNERKLVDGYSLKVSSKETKESFKGRGFTPDGPAGTEPNLPPGYKDTDYQKAEYSKDENINNYEFNKRVKDIKRQPWKIEKIGLSVVVDGVWERKEREDGLGYDRKYIPVAEPDLKLIRKNLEAAIGYTRSRGDQISVITIPKDRTEQFRAEDEEFQRQRAIRNMVIASLVILILLILAILVYRAIKKEIARRRRLREEELAAQQQMMREAALRVMDEGGAEVELSLDEKLRRELLENAINLAKEKPEDVAQLLRTWLAEEEQT, from the coding sequence ATGCCTGAACCACTGCAAAAGATCATCGACAATCTAAAAGAGTTATTCAACAAACTCGACAAAACCAAAAAAATGATTTTGGCTGGGGTACTTGCAGTGGTAGTGGTGGCCGTCATCATCCTCTCCAATGTCTCCTCCCAAAGGAACCGAGTGGTCCTTTTCAAAGACTTGGATTCCAAAGACTTCTCTGAAGTGACAAAAAAATTAGATGCCCTTGGTTACTCTTATGGCTCAAGCGAAACAAGTCTCATCACTGTTGATCCAGAACAAAGGCAAGAAATTGTCACAAAACTCGCACAAGAGAATTTAATCCCTGCTGGTGTGACTGGTTGGGAACTCTTTGATATCGAAAAATTCACAGAAACTCAATTTGATAAAGACATCAAAAAGTACAGAGCACTCAAAGGTGCGATTGAAAAGTCGCTTAACACCTTACGCCCAATCGAAAAAGCAGATGTAAACATTGCCATCCCCGAAGGGGATTTGTTTGAATCCAATTCGTATCCTGTGAAAGCAAGTGTGATCTTACACTTCCGACCAGGTGTGGAAGGGATTAGCAAAAAAGAAATCAAAGGGATTGTCAACTTAGTCGCGAGAGCTGTTCCGAAACTCAAACCAGAAAACGTGAGTGTGGCCGATCCCGATGGAAAGATCATTTCCGATTTTGAAGAAGACTTAGAAAAAGAAAGATTAGAACTACGTATCGTCCAAGAAAAATTACGAATCGAAGAAGAAGAACGTGTCAAACGACTCATTGATATCCGAAATACACTTCGATGGTATTTGGGTGGTGAAGACCGAGTGGACATCACTCGCTTTGAATACTCCTTCAACTGGGACCAAGAATCCTTAACAGAAAACGAAGTTTTACCCGTTGTTGCCGAGGAAGATAACCCTGACACTCCATATAACGAACGTAAATTGGTTGATGGTTATTCCTTAAAAGTTTCATCCAAAGAAACAAAGGAATCATTTAAAGGAAGGGGATTTACTCCAGATGGACCGGCAGGTACAGAACCAAACCTACCTCCTGGTTATAAAGATACCGATTACCAAAAAGCCGAATATTCCAAAGACGAAAATATCAATAACTACGAATTCAACAAACGTGTGAAAGATATCAAACGCCAACCTTGGAAAATTGAAAAGATCGGATTGTCTGTCGTTGTGGATGGAGTTTGGGAACGAAAAGAACGGGAAGATGGGTTGGGTTATGATCGTAAGTACATCCCTGTTGCGGAACCCGATTTAAAACTCATTCGTAAAAACTTAGAAGCAGCGATTGGATACACTCGTTCCCGTGGTGACCAAATCAGTGTGATCACGATTCCGAAAGATAGAACCGAACAATTCCGCGCAGAAGATGAAGAGTTCCAAAGACAACGTGCCATCCGCAATATGGTGATCGCATCCCTAGTCATTCTCATCTTACTCATCCTTGCCATCTTAGTGTATCGAGCGATCAAAAAAGAAATCGCAAGAAGAAGAAGACTCAGAGAAGAAGAACTTGCAGCGCAACAACAGATGATGAGAGAAGCGGCACTCCGTGTGATGGACGAAGGGGGAGCAGAAGTCGAACTCTCCCTCGACGAAAAACTCAGACGGGAACTCCTCGAAAATGCAATCAACCTGGCAAAAGAAAAACCAGAAGATGTGGCGCAATTACTCCGCACTTGGCTTGCGGAAGAAGAACAAACGTAA
- a CDS encoding AbrB/MazE/SpoVT family DNA-binding domain-containing protein: MKVAVVQIGNSKGIRIPKTVLAECQIEDAVDLQIEGDKIIISPYKQRPRQGWSTQFQEMAKENDDSLLLPDVLEQEVEGWEW, from the coding sequence ATGAAAGTAGCAGTCGTGCAGATTGGTAATTCCAAAGGCATTCGAATCCCCAAGACAGTTCTTGCAGAATGCCAGATCGAAGATGCAGTGGATTTGCAGATAGAGGGTGATAAAATTATCATCTCTCCGTATAAACAGAGACCAAGACAAGGTTGGTCGACCCAATTCCAAGAGATGGCAAAAGAGAATGATGATTCACTCCTTTTGCCAGATGTTTTGGAACAAGAGGTTGAGGGCTGGGAATGGTGA
- a CDS encoding type II toxin-antitoxin system PemK/MazF family toxin, translating to MVTKQYDIYLVNLDPTVGHEIQKSRPCIVISPNEMNEFIRTVMIAPMTTVMREYPTRVSISFQGKKGFIVLDQIRTVDQSRLMQKLGSSDPKTNQKIKNVIKEMLVD from the coding sequence ATGGTGACGAAACAATATGATATCTACCTCGTCAATTTGGATCCAACTGTTGGACATGAAATCCAAAAATCAAGACCTTGCATTGTGATCTCTCCAAATGAGATGAACGAATTCATACGCACTGTGATGATCGCTCCTATGACAACTGTAATGAGAGAATACCCAACTCGGGTATCCATTTCGTTTCAAGGTAAAAAAGGTTTCATAGTATTGGACCAGATACGAACTGTGGACCAATCGAGATTGATGCAAAAACTTGGTTCTTCTGATCCGAAAACGAATCAAAAAATTAAGAATGTGATCAAAGAAATGTTAGTTGATTGA
- a CDS encoding aspartate aminotransferase family protein translates to MATGFSINEYPNVDQIYKDLRKLVSLPIRSIRKNEMENIIQNYFETKCAKSKTMITKASEFIPGGVQHNLSFNFPFPLVFTKAAGAYLYDLDGNKYIDFLQAGGPTVLGSNPTSVRKKVIELLDSTGPVTGLFHEYEYKLAEKIVELVPSVEMFRMLGSGTEACMASIRVARLATKKKNIVKMGGAYHGWSDQLAYGLRIPGTRHFEANGVPRSIFKYTQEFYPNDLNSLESVLKRNRFFGGTAAVLIEPVGPESGTRPLDFDFNKGVRELCNKYGALLIFDEVVTAFRIGLSGAQGYFGVDPDLTVFGKVVAGGYPSAGGLGGKKEYMKYVSAGLQTGTKKALIGGTMAANPLSSLAGYFTLCEMEKTKACETSGRAGDRLTKGLQKLIKKYDLPFVAFNQGSICHLETVGTMLLDIDIKKFWTIKKTIAEAHKRKHAMEEMGAAYMSEGLVTLAGSRLYTSASDTDAVIDDALKRFDRVFQKVEGV, encoded by the coding sequence ATGGCCACAGGCTTTTCCATCAATGAATACCCGAATGTAGACCAAATCTACAAAGACTTACGGAAATTAGTTTCCCTACCGATCCGTTCCATTCGCAAAAACGAAATGGAAAACATCATCCAAAACTATTTCGAAACAAAATGCGCCAAGTCCAAAACGATGATCACCAAGGCTTCGGAATTCATTCCTGGTGGTGTCCAACACAACTTGTCTTTTAATTTTCCATTCCCTCTCGTGTTCACCAAAGCGGCCGGCGCTTATTTGTATGATTTAGATGGAAACAAATACATCGACTTTTTACAAGCTGGTGGACCCACAGTGCTTGGAAGTAACCCAACCAGTGTTCGTAAAAAAGTCATCGAACTTTTGGATTCCACAGGGCCTGTGACAGGTCTCTTTCATGAATACGAATACAAACTCGCTGAGAAAATTGTCGAACTCGTTCCTTCAGTGGAGATGTTTCGCATGTTAGGTTCAGGAACGGAAGCTTGTATGGCATCCATACGCGTGGCAAGGCTTGCAACAAAGAAAAAAAACATCGTGAAGATGGGGGGAGCTTATCATGGATGGAGTGACCAACTTGCTTACGGACTACGAATCCCAGGAACAAGACATTTCGAAGCCAATGGTGTTCCTAGATCCATTTTCAAATACACACAAGAATTTTATCCCAATGATTTAAACTCACTCGAATCTGTCCTCAAACGAAATCGTTTTTTTGGAGGGACAGCAGCAGTCCTCATTGAACCTGTCGGACCCGAAAGTGGCACTAGGCCTCTTGACTTTGACTTCAATAAAGGTGTGAGAGAACTTTGTAACAAGTATGGCGCCCTTCTCATTTTTGATGAAGTGGTCACGGCATTTCGTATTGGGCTCAGCGGGGCACAAGGGTATTTTGGTGTGGATCCTGATCTCACTGTATTTGGAAAGGTAGTCGCAGGTGGTTACCCTTCTGCCGGTGGACTTGGTGGTAAAAAAGAATACATGAAGTATGTATCCGCTGGATTACAAACTGGCACCAAAAAGGCGTTAATCGGTGGGACAATGGCCGCAAACCCACTCAGTTCCCTTGCCGGATATTTCACGTTATGCGAAATGGAAAAAACCAAGGCTTGCGAAACATCAGGAAGGGCTGGAGATAGACTGACCAAAGGCCTACAAAAACTCATTAAAAAATACGATCTTCCTTTTGTTGCTTTCAACCAAGGTTCCATTTGCCACTTGGAAACAGTTGGTACCATGTTACTCGACATCGATATCAAAAAGTTTTGGACCATCAAAAAGACCATCGCGGAAGCTCATAAACGAAAACATGCAATGGAAGAAATGGGAGCCGCTTACATGTCGGAAGGTCTTGTGACACTTGCGGGAAGTCGTTTGTATACAAGTGCTTCTGATACGGACGCAGTGATTGATGATGCCTTAAAACGATTTGACCGAGTGTTCCAAAAAGTGGAAGGAGTTTAG
- a CDS encoding TetR/AcrR family transcriptional regulator: MAVTKHFNESFERISEEKRTRILSIAISEFANRGFTSANTNTIAQKAGISVGSLYKYFETKEDFFLTVVDYGITQLEKTLETVLSMDLDFFGKVEKIVRIIQNHSRMNQDIIRLYNEMTTESNYELITRLSGELESLSAKCYIDMIDTAKKEGTIASDVDSNLSAFLLDNLFMTLQFSYATVYYKERMKIYLGDGVFGDDEGVVQAVMKFIRRALGAR; this comes from the coding sequence ATGGCAGTCACGAAGCATTTTAACGAAAGTTTTGAACGGATCTCAGAAGAAAAACGGACTCGGATTTTATCCATCGCAATCTCCGAATTTGCCAACCGTGGGTTCACAAGTGCCAATACCAACACCATCGCCCAAAAAGCAGGGATCAGTGTTGGATCATTGTACAAATACTTTGAAACCAAAGAAGATTTTTTCCTCACCGTTGTGGATTATGGGATCACCCAATTGGAAAAAACCTTGGAAACTGTTTTGTCCATGGATTTGGATTTTTTTGGTAAAGTGGAAAAGATTGTAAGGATCATCCAAAACCACTCACGTATGAACCAAGACATCATACGATTGTACAATGAAATGACAACCGAAAGTAATTATGAACTCATCACACGCCTGTCAGGTGAGTTAGAATCCTTATCTGCAAAATGTTATATCGATATGATTGATACTGCCAAAAAAGAGGGTACCATTGCCAGCGATGTAGATAGTAACCTGTCTGCCTTTTTGCTTGATAATCTTTTTATGACCTTACAGTTTTCATACGCCACTGTGTATTATAAAGAGCGTATGAAAATTTATTTGGGTGATGGAGTCTTTGGAGATGATGAAGGTGTTGTGCAAGCTGTGATGAAGTTCATCAGGCGAGCCTTGGGTGCGCGTTAA
- a CDS encoding MFS transporter, which produces MSQMPVKVYGYRWVVLFAYIVITATICLQWLTFAPIAREAKEFYQVSALQIDLLSLVFLVVFVLIAIPASYVIDTYGVKIGVGFGAVLTGVFGLLKGFYADTYTMVLVCQLGLAIAQPFLLNAVTKISVLWFPIQERATSVALGTLAQFLGIILVMILTPILLHSGQTIAQVMMVYGFVSLGSSILFLVLVKEKPPTSPSTHGEDHELPFLEGIRFLWKQADMKKILFLFLIGLGVFNAVSTCIDQICEIKGLNTEESGLVGGVMLISGIIGGILIPPISDKIQKRKLFLVIAMIGFLTGLSVFVLLEGFVSLLIGSIVIGFFLLGIGAPIGFQYCAEITSPAPESTSQGLLLLVGQVSGILFILGLNFFGMVSFLYVLLGLTAVTLALVFRLKESPFMEP; this is translated from the coding sequence ATGAGCCAAATGCCAGTAAAAGTCTACGGATACCGTTGGGTGGTTTTATTTGCCTACATCGTGATCACAGCCACCATTTGTTTACAATGGCTGACATTTGCACCCATTGCCCGGGAAGCAAAAGAATTTTACCAAGTCTCAGCCCTTCAAATTGATCTTCTCTCCTTGGTTTTTTTGGTCGTCTTTGTTTTGATCGCGATCCCTGCATCTTATGTCATTGATACCTATGGAGTAAAAATTGGTGTGGGTTTTGGTGCCGTCCTAACAGGTGTTTTTGGGTTACTGAAAGGTTTTTATGCTGATACTTATACCATGGTACTTGTTTGCCAACTAGGTCTTGCCATCGCCCAACCATTCCTTCTCAATGCTGTGACAAAAATTAGCGTGTTATGGTTTCCGATCCAGGAACGAGCCACCTCAGTGGCACTTGGTACTCTGGCTCAGTTTTTGGGAATCATCCTAGTAATGATCCTCACACCTATTTTATTACATAGTGGCCAAACGATTGCGCAAGTGATGATGGTGTATGGATTTGTATCACTCGGAAGTTCCATTTTATTTTTGGTCCTTGTCAAAGAAAAACCCCCCACCTCACCGAGCACACATGGAGAAGACCATGAATTGCCTTTTTTAGAGGGGATTCGGTTTTTATGGAAACAAGCAGACATGAAAAAAATTCTTTTTTTGTTCCTTATCGGACTCGGAGTCTTCAATGCCGTGAGTACGTGCATTGATCAAATTTGTGAGATCAAGGGACTGAACACAGAAGAATCAGGTTTAGTTGGTGGTGTGATGCTTATCTCAGGGATCATCGGTGGAATCTTAATTCCTCCTATCTCCGATAAAATTCAAAAACGAAAACTATTTTTAGTCATCGCTATGATTGGTTTTCTAACAGGTCTTAGCGTATTTGTTTTATTGGAAGGGTTTGTTTCCTTACTCATTGGATCCATTGTGATCGGATTTTTCCTACTAGGAATTGGGGCTCCGATTGGATTCCAATACTGCGCCGAGATCACGTCGCCAGCTCCAGAATCCACTTCCCAAGGATTGTTATTACTTGTGGGCCAAGTGTCTGGGATCTTATTTATCCTGGGCCTCAACTTTTTTGGAATGGTTTCGTTTTTGTATGTTTTACTTGGATTAACAGCTGTCACACTGGCTTTGGTGTTTCGATTGAAAGAAAGTCCGTTTATGGAACCTTAA